One Rhodococcus sp. P1Y DNA window includes the following coding sequences:
- a CDS encoding site-2 protease family protein — protein MSIPLRRRRVRPSPVFLAVVAITIAGGVLAWTAQSPASTSARIGVFVLVLAGWIVTVCLHEFGHAATAYRAGDREVELRGYLTLNPLKYSHPLLSVVLPIFFIAIGGIGLPGGAVYLRTGMFPPKVQTRISLAGPAANAVVAVILLIVIRLFGMEGDHSAFWWGLSFLAFLQVMATILNLLPVPGLDGYAAIEPYLSNDTRRALANFKGYGILILVAFLFVPQVNAVFFDAIYWVFGLSGVPEIFAQYGNYLMRFWL, from the coding sequence GTGAGCATCCCGCTCCGACGCCGCCGCGTCAGGCCGAGCCCGGTTTTCCTGGCCGTCGTCGCAATCACCATCGCCGGTGGCGTACTCGCCTGGACCGCGCAATCCCCAGCGTCCACTTCCGCTCGCATCGGAGTGTTCGTTCTCGTTCTCGCCGGCTGGATCGTGACGGTGTGTCTGCACGAATTCGGCCATGCCGCCACCGCGTACCGGGCCGGTGATCGCGAGGTGGAACTGCGCGGCTACCTGACGCTGAATCCGCTGAAATACAGCCACCCTCTGTTGTCGGTGGTGCTGCCGATCTTCTTCATCGCCATCGGCGGCATCGGTCTTCCCGGCGGCGCTGTCTATCTGCGGACGGGAATGTTCCCGCCCAAGGTGCAAACGCGAATCTCGCTGGCCGGGCCCGCAGCCAATGCCGTCGTCGCGGTGATCCTCTTGATCGTCATTCGGCTCTTCGGCATGGAGGGCGACCACTCTGCATTCTGGTGGGGCCTGAGTTTCCTGGCATTTCTACAGGTAATGGCGACGATCCTGAATTTGCTGCCCGTCCCTGGACTCGACGGATATGCCGCGATAGAGCCGTACCTGTCGAACGACACCCGGCGCGCCCTGGCCAATTTCAAGGGTTACGGAATTCTGATCCTGGTGGCATTCTTGTTCGTTCCGCAGGTCAACGCCGTCTTCTTCGATGCCATCTACTGGGTGTTCGGACTGTCCGGCGTTCCCGAGATCTTCGCTCAGTACGGCAACTACCTCATGAGATTTTGGCTCTGA
- a CDS encoding adenylosuccinate synthase, with protein MPAIVLIGAQWGDEGKGKATDLFGEQLQWVVRYQGGNNAGHTVVLPNGDKFALHLIPSGILTPGVKNIIGNGVVVDPGVLLTELAGLEERNVDTSGLLLSADAHLIMPYHVAIDKVTERFLGAKKIGTTGRGIGPCYQDKFARVGVRAADVLDEKILTQKVEAALEFKNQVLSKIYNRRALDPQQVVDEVLGQAEKFKHRIADTRLELNLALERGETVLLEGSQGTLLDVDHGTYPYVTSSNPTAGGAAVGSGIGPNKITTVLGILKAYTTRVGSGPFPTELFDNFGEYLAKQGGEVGVTTGRARRTGWFDAVIARYATRVNGITDYFLTKLDVLSSLDTVPICVAYDVDGVRHDEMPMTQTGFHHAKPIYEEMPGWWEDISGARKFEDLPQNAQNYVLRLEELSGAYMSCIGVGPGRDQTIVRRDILNP; from the coding sequence ATGCCGGCGATAGTCCTGATCGGCGCCCAATGGGGCGACGAGGGCAAAGGCAAAGCCACCGATCTGTTCGGAGAGCAACTGCAGTGGGTGGTCCGCTACCAAGGCGGAAACAACGCTGGCCACACGGTTGTACTCCCCAACGGTGACAAGTTCGCTCTTCACCTGATTCCGTCGGGCATCCTGACTCCCGGCGTGAAGAACATCATCGGCAATGGCGTCGTCGTCGATCCGGGTGTCCTGCTGACGGAGCTGGCAGGGCTCGAGGAGCGGAACGTCGACACCTCCGGGCTGCTGCTCAGTGCTGACGCGCACCTGATCATGCCGTACCACGTGGCCATCGACAAGGTCACCGAGCGCTTCCTCGGAGCCAAGAAGATCGGCACCACGGGCCGGGGCATCGGACCCTGCTACCAGGACAAATTCGCTCGTGTCGGCGTCCGCGCGGCGGACGTTCTCGACGAGAAGATCCTGACGCAGAAGGTCGAAGCGGCACTGGAGTTCAAGAACCAGGTGCTTTCGAAGATCTACAACCGTCGGGCGTTGGATCCGCAGCAGGTGGTCGACGAGGTCCTCGGCCAGGCGGAGAAGTTCAAGCACCGGATCGCCGATACGCGACTCGAGCTCAACCTCGCGCTGGAACGCGGCGAGACCGTCTTGCTCGAGGGCTCGCAGGGCACGTTGCTCGACGTCGACCACGGCACGTATCCCTACGTGACGTCGTCGAACCCCACCGCAGGCGGCGCAGCAGTCGGATCCGGAATCGGTCCGAACAAGATCACCACAGTCCTCGGCATCCTCAAGGCCTACACGACGCGTGTCGGCTCGGGCCCGTTCCCGACGGAGCTGTTCGACAACTTCGGCGAGTACCTCGCCAAGCAGGGCGGCGAGGTCGGTGTGACGACGGGACGCGCCAGGCGCACCGGATGGTTCGACGCTGTCATCGCGCGATACGCCACCCGCGTCAACGGCATCACCGACTACTTCCTGACCAAGCTCGACGTGCTCTCCAGTCTCGACACGGTCCCCATCTGCGTGGCCTACGACGTCGACGGTGTTCGTCACGACGAGATGCCGATGACTCAGACCGGCTTTCATCACGCCAAGCCGATCTACGAAGAGATGCCCGGTTGGTGGGAAGACATCTCCGGCGCTCGGAAGTTCGAGGATCTACCGCAGAACGCGCAGAACTACGTCCTGCGCCTCGAAGAACTCTCGGGCGCGTACATGTCCTGCATCGGCGTCGGGCCCGGACGTGACCAAACGATCGTGCGTCGGGACATTCTGAATCCCTGA
- a CDS encoding pyridoxamine 5'-phosphate oxidase family protein yields the protein MATWSDFDTAAPDLAAAVKARFTAHKHHVMATLRKDGSPRVSGTEVEFADGGVLRLGSMLNALKARDLQRDSRYAIHSNPGHHSMDGGDAKISGRAVELTDPEALQKVFDASPPELSPYNVFDLDIEEVVLTSLVDDHMQIDLWHPGSAVRTFSR from the coding sequence ATGGCTACCTGGAGTGATTTCGACACTGCGGCACCCGACCTGGCCGCCGCCGTGAAAGCACGATTCACCGCGCACAAGCACCACGTCATGGCGACCCTTCGCAAGGACGGCTCCCCGCGCGTGAGCGGTACCGAAGTCGAGTTCGCCGATGGTGGCGTGCTGCGACTCGGCTCGATGCTCAATGCCCTCAAAGCACGCGATCTGCAACGGGATTCGCGGTATGCGATCCACAGCAATCCTGGCCACCACTCGATGGACGGCGGTGACGCGAAGATCTCGGGTCGAGCCGTCGAACTCACCGACCCCGAAGCGCTTCAGAAGGTCTTCGACGCGTCACCGCCGGAGTTGTCGCCGTACAACGTCTTCGATCTCGACATCGAGGAGGTCGTCCTGACCTCGCTCGTCGACGATCATATGCAGATCGACCTGTGGCACCCGGGCTCGGCGGTGCGCACGTTCAGCAGATGA
- a CDS encoding FUSC family protein, producing the protein MSLLPIVQCALAAGVAWFVATDIVGHAHPFFAPIAAVVSLGVSLGARMRRSAELVVGVTVGIGVGDLIISAIGSGPWQIALVVVLAMATAVFLDGGPIIAMQAGSSAVLVATLIPPGDSGGIDRMVDALTGGLVGIAIVALIPTHPVWRARKDAAKVLGTASEVLQKVADGLVANDPKPIEVALKKARATQSDIDTLRTDLKGGREIARISPLYWGHRNRLAGLAKTADPIDNAIRNIRVLARRSLTLVRDDEILDPRVVDEVERLAHATDVLRRMILADPGQQPDAAEAARVLRSVAAGAKPELISNAGLSATVVLAQLRSIIVDFLQVAGLKRISALATLPPTVEKPDVTPDPL; encoded by the coding sequence TTGTCGCTGCTGCCTATTGTTCAATGTGCGCTGGCAGCCGGTGTTGCCTGGTTCGTCGCGACCGACATAGTTGGCCACGCCCACCCGTTCTTCGCCCCGATCGCAGCGGTCGTATCCCTCGGCGTCTCGCTCGGAGCTCGGATGCGACGCTCGGCGGAACTCGTCGTCGGCGTCACGGTCGGCATCGGTGTCGGCGACTTGATCATTTCGGCCATCGGCAGCGGTCCGTGGCAGATTGCGCTGGTCGTGGTCCTCGCAATGGCGACCGCGGTCTTTCTCGACGGCGGTCCGATCATCGCGATGCAGGCCGGTTCGTCGGCGGTGCTCGTCGCGACCCTCATTCCTCCCGGCGACTCCGGAGGAATCGACCGAATGGTCGACGCGTTGACCGGCGGTCTCGTCGGCATCGCGATCGTCGCGCTGATCCCGACGCATCCGGTGTGGCGTGCGCGTAAGGATGCCGCGAAGGTGCTGGGTACGGCCTCCGAGGTGCTCCAGAAGGTCGCCGACGGTTTGGTCGCCAACGACCCGAAGCCCATCGAGGTGGCGTTGAAGAAGGCTCGGGCGACGCAGTCGGACATCGACACCCTTCGAACCGACCTCAAGGGCGGCCGAGAAATCGCTCGGATTTCGCCTCTGTACTGGGGGCATCGCAACCGTCTGGCCGGACTTGCCAAGACTGCGGACCCGATCGACAACGCGATCCGTAACATCCGAGTTCTGGCCCGCCGGTCACTGACCCTGGTGCGCGACGACGAGATTCTCGACCCGCGCGTCGTGGACGAAGTGGAGCGACTTGCCCACGCCACCGATGTGCTGCGGCGAATGATCCTGGCCGACCCAGGCCAGCAACCTGATGCGGCAGAGGCTGCCCGTGTTCTTCGTTCGGTTGCGGCTGGCGCGAAACCGGAGTTGATCTCCAACGCCGGACTGTCTGCGACTGTGGTGCTTGCTCAGCTCCGGTCGATCATCGTCGACTTCTTGCAGGTAGCGGGATTGAAGCGGATTTCGGCGCTGGCAACTCTGCCTCCCACCGTCGAGAAACCGGATGTGACGCCGGACCCGTTGTAG
- a CDS encoding DUF3151 domain-containing protein: protein MTSFGDLLGPQPTLLPGDDEAESALLNHEDPAAVAAANPTASIAWAYLAEAAFEGGQTITAYAYARTGYHRGLDQLRRNGWKGFGPVPYSHEPNRGFLRCVAVLAKAARDIGENDEYARCLDLLEDCDPKAAEALGLG, encoded by the coding sequence ATGACTTCTTTCGGTGACCTGCTCGGACCACAGCCGACGCTGCTTCCCGGTGACGACGAAGCAGAGTCCGCCCTGCTGAATCACGAGGACCCCGCAGCGGTGGCTGCGGCGAACCCGACGGCATCCATCGCCTGGGCTTATCTGGCCGAAGCCGCTTTCGAGGGCGGCCAGACAATCACCGCGTACGCCTACGCTCGTACCGGTTATCACCGCGGGCTCGACCAGCTTCGCCGCAACGGATGGAAGGGATTCGGGCCGGTCCCGTACAGCCATGAGCCCAACCGAGGATTCCTCCGCTGCGTCGCCGTTCTCGCGAAAGCTGCGCGCGATATCGGGGAGAACGACGAATACGCCCGGTGCCTCGACCTCCTCGAAGACTGCGACCCGAAGGCAGCGGAAGCTCTCGGGCTCGGCTAA
- the yczR gene encoding MocR-like transcription factor YczR, whose translation MAIRVLNATSVARDLGRWRTDTEDGSGRRRTSRPTYRALADGVRLLIHDGRIPLGVGLPSERDLSAALDLSRTTITSSYAVLREEGYLISKQGARSTVALPDMARPNGLLVQSRNSTGPVIDMSHAAMAAPTEAMMSAYSSALQALPTYLSNHGMEPIGLSVLRESISRRFTERGLPTTPDQIMVTSGAQQAVRLLLGTLTSPGDRVLIDHPTYPNALEAIRRVGARPVPVPIQPEGEPWDLDGIRSAARQTASKVAYMIPDFHNPTGRCLDADGRAELAKIARDTSMTLIVDETMVDLWLDAPPPPPVASFGRVSGTDIVTIGSASKSYWGGLRIGWIRANPSLISRLAGSRAAHDLGTSIMDQLAAGFLLQDADAILETRRVQLRERRNALESALAEHLPDWTYRRSTGGMSLWLQIPAPVSSALAATVPAFGAVLAAGPRFGVEGAFERFIRMPYTREPAELAAAVSATAAAYQALAPNIDTQQPALVF comes from the coding sequence ATGGCTATCCGAGTCCTCAATGCAACGTCCGTGGCCCGCGATCTCGGACGTTGGCGGACCGACACGGAGGACGGAAGCGGGCGGCGTCGAACATCGAGACCCACCTACCGCGCCCTTGCCGACGGGGTCAGGCTTCTCATCCACGACGGTAGGATTCCGCTCGGCGTCGGGCTCCCCAGCGAGCGTGATCTGTCGGCGGCACTCGATCTCAGCCGCACCACGATCACCTCGTCGTACGCGGTTCTGCGTGAAGAGGGCTATCTGATCAGCAAGCAGGGCGCGAGAAGTACCGTTGCGCTGCCGGATATGGCTCGGCCGAACGGCCTTCTGGTGCAGTCGCGAAACTCCACTGGTCCGGTCATAGACATGAGTCACGCCGCGATGGCCGCACCGACGGAAGCGATGATGTCGGCGTACAGCTCTGCGCTGCAAGCACTTCCGACGTACTTGTCCAATCATGGAATGGAGCCGATTGGCTTGTCCGTGCTGCGGGAGTCGATTTCTCGTCGCTTCACCGAGCGCGGATTGCCGACGACTCCCGATCAAATCATGGTGACCTCGGGCGCGCAGCAGGCAGTCCGCTTGCTGCTCGGGACGTTGACCTCGCCGGGGGACAGAGTCCTGATCGACCACCCGACGTATCCCAATGCGCTCGAAGCGATTCGGCGAGTCGGGGCCAGGCCGGTGCCGGTTCCGATTCAGCCGGAGGGCGAACCGTGGGACCTCGACGGGATTCGAAGCGCAGCACGGCAAACTGCGTCGAAGGTCGCCTACATGATTCCCGACTTCCACAACCCCACCGGACGGTGCCTCGACGCCGACGGCCGAGCAGAACTGGCCAAGATCGCCAGGGACACCTCGATGACTCTGATTGTCGACGAGACCATGGTCGACCTGTGGCTGGATGCACCGCCTCCTCCGCCGGTCGCGTCGTTCGGCCGGGTGTCGGGAACGGACATCGTGACGATCGGGTCAGCGTCGAAATCGTATTGGGGCGGTCTGCGAATCGGCTGGATACGCGCCAACCCGTCGTTGATCAGTCGCCTGGCCGGCTCACGCGCGGCGCACGATCTCGGCACATCGATCATGGATCAGCTCGCGGCTGGATTCTTGCTGCAGGACGCCGACGCGATCCTCGAGACGCGGCGGGTCCAGCTTCGTGAACGCCGGAACGCTCTGGAAAGCGCACTGGCCGAACATCTTCCGGACTGGACCTACCGTCGGTCGACGGGTGGAATGTCGCTGTGGCTGCAAATTCCCGCCCCGGTGTCGAGTGCGCTTGCTGCCACCGTCCCGGCGTTCGGTGCGGTACTGGCCGCGGGACCTCGGTTCGGGGTGGAAGGCGCGTTCGAGCGGTTCATCCGTATGCCCTACACCCGCGAACCTGCCGAGTTGGCGGCCGCTGTCTCGGCGACCGCGGCCGCGTACCAGGCGTTGGCGCCGAACATCGACACCCAGCAACCGGCCCTGGTCTTTTGA
- a CDS encoding cation diffusion facilitator family transporter: MGAGHGHSHGMTGAGESASPSSKRIRNMVIALGILVVFLILEATVALVINSLGLLADAGHMLTDVLGMSMGLVALLLARKGSAVAARTFGWHRAEVLTAIANAVLLLGVAAFIMYEAIDRIGDAPEIPGLALILTAAAGLVANLVVILLIRGDAKDSIAVRGAYMEVLADAVGSVGVLVAGFVMLVFGWTWADIVVGVAISLWVIPRALKLAASALRILTQASPGHVDVEAVEADLAALPGVVGVHDLHVWTLTTGMDVATVHLECDGSSSVLLERAKTVLATYGLDHATVQVEPSSHGAACKDELTW, translated from the coding sequence ATGGGCGCGGGGCACGGGCACAGCCATGGAATGACGGGTGCGGGCGAGTCGGCATCGCCGTCGTCCAAACGCATCCGCAACATGGTCATCGCGCTGGGCATACTCGTCGTGTTCCTGATCCTGGAAGCCACGGTCGCGCTCGTCATCAACTCGCTCGGCCTGCTCGCCGACGCGGGTCACATGCTGACCGACGTGCTGGGTATGTCGATGGGACTCGTCGCTCTGTTGCTGGCGCGCAAGGGCAGTGCTGTCGCTGCACGCACTTTCGGTTGGCACCGAGCGGAAGTGTTGACGGCCATCGCCAACGCCGTTTTGCTCCTCGGTGTTGCGGCGTTCATCATGTACGAGGCAATCGACCGCATCGGCGACGCTCCCGAGATCCCCGGCCTCGCTCTGATCCTCACCGCCGCAGCAGGTTTGGTTGCGAATCTCGTTGTCATCCTCCTCATTCGCGGCGACGCGAAGGACAGCATCGCCGTGCGGGGTGCGTACATGGAAGTGCTTGCCGACGCCGTCGGCAGCGTCGGGGTTCTCGTCGCCGGGTTCGTCATGCTCGTCTTCGGCTGGACCTGGGCGGACATCGTGGTCGGTGTGGCGATTTCGCTGTGGGTCATCCCTCGCGCGCTGAAGCTCGCAGCTTCGGCGCTGCGGATTCTTACGCAAGCGAGCCCCGGCCACGTCGATGTCGAAGCTGTGGAAGCAGACCTGGCCGCCTTACCCGGCGTCGTCGGAGTTCACGACCTGCATGTCTGGACTTTGACAACCGGGATGGACGTCGCGACGGTTCACCTCGAGTGCGACGGATCGAGCTCAGTTCTACTCGAGCGCGCGAAGACGGTGTTGGCGACCTACGGCCTCGACCACGCCACCGTCCAGGTCGAGCCGAGCTCGCACGGTGCTGCGTGCAAAGACGAGCTCACGTGGTAG
- a CDS encoding winged helix-turn-helix transcriptional regulator: protein MAMTLKGGLADRSAWTADECSIDKAMGVVGTRSAVLIMREAFYGTTRFDDFAQRVGITEAVASARLKDLTAAGLFEKSPYREPGQRTRYEYLLTEMGNDLLPVVLGLMQWGDKYLQDGGGPLQIFSEDGAPAHVAVLADGHDRRADELAVRAKIS from the coding sequence ATGGCGATGACACTGAAAGGCGGGTTGGCGGACAGGTCGGCGTGGACCGCGGACGAATGCTCGATCGACAAGGCCATGGGCGTCGTCGGAACCCGATCCGCAGTGTTGATCATGAGGGAAGCGTTCTACGGAACCACCAGGTTCGACGACTTTGCGCAGCGGGTCGGAATCACCGAGGCGGTGGCGTCGGCGAGATTGAAGGACCTGACCGCCGCTGGCCTGTTCGAGAAGTCGCCCTATCGTGAACCGGGCCAGCGGACACGCTACGAATACCTGCTCACCGAGATGGGCAACGACCTTTTACCCGTCGTGCTGGGGTTGATGCAGTGGGGCGACAAGTACCTGCAGGACGGTGGCGGTCCGCTGCAGATTTTCAGCGAAGACGGAGCTCCGGCGCACGTGGCCGTCCTCGCCGACGGACACGACCGACGAGCTGACGAACTTGCCGTCAGAGCCAAAATCTCATGA
- a CDS encoding signal peptidase I has product MTQARHGSPRRKSSVWSMLGDYVLNILAVAGVVCIGLVIAAFAFNITLIMFKTGSMSPAIPTGSLAVVREVAADSVDVGDVVTVDRPGQLPVTHRVVSTDPLPGSTTTFLELKGDANAEADAGLYEVVKVRKVLWSVPGLARVIVYFSNPVVMGGITIVMAGLVVAVFWPRRTDRSENDESDADTGFEVEPH; this is encoded by the coding sequence ATGACGCAAGCACGACACGGCTCACCGAGACGCAAGAGTTCGGTGTGGTCGATGCTCGGGGACTACGTACTGAACATTCTGGCCGTCGCAGGCGTGGTGTGCATCGGCCTTGTGATTGCGGCCTTCGCTTTCAACATCACCCTGATCATGTTTAAGACGGGGTCTATGTCACCGGCCATTCCTACGGGATCGCTGGCCGTGGTCAGGGAGGTCGCAGCCGACTCTGTCGATGTTGGAGATGTGGTCACGGTAGATCGGCCCGGCCAGCTGCCCGTCACCCATCGCGTGGTTTCGACAGACCCACTACCCGGTTCGACGACAACGTTCCTCGAGCTCAAAGGTGATGCCAACGCTGAAGCTGACGCAGGTTTGTACGAAGTCGTGAAGGTACGAAAAGTTCTGTGGTCGGTGCCGGGGCTTGCGCGCGTTATCGTCTATTTCTCAAATCCCGTTGTGATGGGCGGTATTACGATTGTGATGGCCGGACTGGTGGTAGCTGTATTTTGGCCGCGTCGCACGGACCGATCCGAGAATGACGAGTCTGACGCGGATACAGGCTTCGAGGTAGAGCCGCACTGA
- a CDS encoding helix-turn-helix transcriptional regulator, whose product MRSSRLLQLMLTLQHGRSTTARALAEETGVSVRTIYRDITALAAAGVPIWTESGPGGGIRLLDGWQSKLSGMTGVETTALMLLGVPSIAADLGLGEAIAAAENKLLRALPAPMRTDAQLWRERLHVDAPGWFTLPDVNVHLPVVSAAVFAGRVLELGYRGSTRRVDPLGLVAKASVWYLVASRADRVLSYRVDRIESATAASDLATRPADFDLAGWWAESMASFDRALLSFPCRVRLSPSAIRALPNVVGREATPDPTDPDDDGWSTVDLVLESEEVALGQLMSLGVGVEVLFPVSLRTALREAGLEIARRHT is encoded by the coding sequence ATGCGGTCCTCGCGGCTCCTGCAGCTGATGCTGACGCTTCAGCACGGTCGTTCGACGACGGCTCGGGCGCTGGCCGAGGAGACCGGTGTGTCGGTGCGGACGATCTATCGAGACATCACTGCGCTCGCAGCTGCCGGGGTACCCATCTGGACCGAGTCGGGTCCCGGCGGAGGAATCCGGTTGCTCGACGGTTGGCAGTCGAAACTGAGCGGCATGACGGGCGTCGAGACCACGGCGCTGATGCTCCTCGGCGTGCCCTCGATTGCTGCTGACCTGGGCCTCGGCGAGGCCATTGCCGCCGCCGAGAACAAACTTCTGAGAGCACTCCCTGCCCCGATGCGGACCGACGCGCAACTGTGGCGTGAACGATTGCACGTCGATGCGCCCGGATGGTTCACGCTGCCCGACGTCAATGTCCACCTCCCGGTCGTCAGTGCGGCAGTGTTCGCCGGGCGGGTGCTGGAACTGGGCTACCGAGGATCGACCCGGCGAGTGGATCCGCTCGGACTCGTCGCAAAGGCGTCGGTCTGGTATCTGGTGGCGTCGAGAGCAGACAGGGTTCTGTCGTACCGCGTGGACAGAATCGAGAGTGCGACGGCGGCAAGCGACCTCGCGACCCGGCCGGCGGATTTCGACCTTGCTGGGTGGTGGGCGGAGTCGATGGCGTCGTTCGATCGAGCGCTGCTGTCGTTTCCCTGTCGAGTTCGATTGTCGCCGAGCGCGATACGAGCACTCCCGAACGTCGTCGGACGCGAGGCGACCCCGGATCCGACCGATCCCGACGACGACGGATGGTCGACGGTCGACCTCGTGCTCGAAAGCGAGGAAGTGGCACTCGGGCAGCTGATGTCGTTGGGCGTCGGCGTCGAAGTGCTGTTTCCGGTCTCGCTACGGACAGCACTGCGTGAGGCAGGTCTGGAAATCGCCAGGCGTCACACCTGA
- a CDS encoding SipW-dependent-type signal peptide-containing protein: MTDQVQKSNRKRKVRALLAGGLVLGVGAAVTLAAWTDNVWGTSEFSTGDTAWNLQGNFTADGAPSGWDEYAEQTDAGDMLFPFPALQLTPGDTVFAPVGLRVEEANQYGAAVQLLGARTLTGTTPTTGLTPLLTYSVSTIASASSCAAGATVTGNIVPAGTALTAGTAPAAITLPDTGAAVQLCFAVTLPSTAGLDAAGLTTGDLYWQFAGTSID, from the coding sequence ATGACCGATCAGGTTCAGAAGTCAAACAGGAAGCGCAAAGTCCGCGCATTGCTTGCCGGTGGTTTGGTGCTCGGCGTGGGTGCCGCAGTCACCTTGGCGGCGTGGACCGACAATGTCTGGGGTACTTCCGAGTTCAGTACGGGCGACACTGCTTGGAACCTCCAGGGAAACTTCACCGCAGACGGTGCCCCGTCTGGTTGGGACGAGTACGCGGAGCAGACCGACGCGGGAGACATGTTGTTCCCTTTCCCGGCTTTGCAACTCACGCCAGGAGACACGGTCTTCGCCCCTGTCGGGTTGAGGGTCGAGGAGGCAAATCAGTACGGCGCGGCAGTGCAACTACTGGGCGCAAGAACGTTGACGGGAACTACCCCGACAACCGGTTTGACCCCGCTTTTGACGTACTCGGTTTCGACGATCGCCAGCGCGAGTTCGTGCGCAGCGGGCGCCACGGTCACCGGCAATATCGTTCCAGCAGGGACTGCATTGACCGCTGGAACAGCACCAGCCGCGATCACCTTGCCTGATACGGGGGCCGCCGTTCAGTTGTGCTTCGCTGTGACCCTGCCGAGTACGGCGGGCTTGGACGCAGCGGGTCTTACGACCGGCGACCTGTATTGGCAGTTCGCAGGCACCTCCATCGACTAG
- a CDS encoding methylated-DNA--[protein]-cysteine S-methyltransferase, producing MPYALFDTALGRCGVAWNSAGITAVALPEAEESLVAYLTGFSDAPGVVDEVSGPAVDGITALFDGLLPDLSALPVILDVSDFDRAVYDLTRSIPRGSTLTYGAVAARLGVPGAAQAVGGALGRNPVPVIIPCHRVVGAGREVGGFSAPGGASTKQRILAIEGVAGFGEPTLF from the coding sequence GTGCCCTACGCGCTGTTCGACACCGCCCTCGGCCGATGCGGCGTGGCCTGGAACTCCGCCGGGATCACCGCCGTCGCCCTCCCGGAAGCAGAGGAATCTCTGGTCGCCTACTTGACCGGCTTCTCGGACGCTCCCGGCGTTGTCGACGAGGTGTCCGGTCCTGCAGTCGACGGCATCACGGCGTTGTTCGACGGTTTGTTGCCGGACCTGTCGGCGTTACCGGTGATTCTCGACGTCTCCGACTTCGACCGAGCCGTGTACGACCTCACCCGCTCGATCCCGAGGGGTTCGACGCTTACCTACGGCGCCGTCGCCGCGCGGCTGGGAGTTCCAGGTGCGGCCCAGGCAGTCGGAGGTGCACTCGGCCGCAATCCAGTGCCGGTCATCATCCCGTGCCACCGGGTCGTCGGCGCGGGCCGCGAGGTAGGAGGCTTCTCCGCTCCCGGCGGGGCGTCGACGAAGCAGAGAATTCTGGCCATCGAGGGCGTCGCGGGGTTCGGGGAGCCGACGTTGTTCTGA
- a CDS encoding VOC family protein — protein MALTVDRFDHIVINCRDVEATATWYEQVLGMEIEVFGPNRRTALKFGNQKINLRPIDALAHDSDWTSGQVEAAGSEDLCFVTSSSPEEVGAHLRACGVTITNGPVVKHGALGEMISHYCRDLDGNLIEISNYGGESRSTT, from the coding sequence ATGGCACTGACGGTGGATAGATTCGACCACATCGTGATCAATTGCCGAGACGTCGAGGCGACCGCGACGTGGTACGAGCAGGTCCTCGGAATGGAGATCGAAGTATTCGGTCCGAACCGACGCACTGCTCTGAAGTTCGGCAACCAGAAGATCAATCTGCGCCCGATCGACGCGCTTGCACATGATTCCGACTGGACGTCCGGTCAAGTCGAAGCCGCCGGCTCCGAGGACCTCTGCTTTGTCACCAGCTCGTCACCCGAAGAAGTCGGCGCACACCTTCGCGCGTGCGGCGTCACCATCACCAACGGTCCGGTGGTCAAACATGGCGCTCTCGGAGAGATGATTTCGCACTACTGCCGCGATTTGGACGGCAATCTGATCGAAATCTCGAACTACGGCGGCGAGTCGCGATCTACCACGTGA
- a CDS encoding LGFP repeat-containing protein, translating to MSTEYNGLDVFGFQFDRFAYEHSWIGRQVGEFMLGPGGGGMLEYQHATVFALPEGGAHEVHGPILAWYLAHGGPYGSLGYPISDEKPTPTGFGRYNLFERGAIGWLPGTGAFTIGGAQEGRDVTPGPDAEAVSAVEAPSSESFLV from the coding sequence ATGTCCACTGAATACAACGGTCTCGACGTTTTCGGATTTCAGTTCGATCGCTTTGCTTACGAACATTCGTGGATCGGCCGACAGGTGGGCGAGTTCATGCTCGGCCCTGGAGGCGGCGGGATGCTCGAGTATCAGCACGCCACCGTTTTCGCTCTTCCCGAGGGTGGCGCTCACGAGGTTCACGGTCCCATCCTCGCGTGGTACCTAGCCCACGGAGGCCCGTACGGATCGCTGGGCTATCCGATCAGCGACGAGAAGCCGACGCCCACCGGTTTCGGGCGCTACAACCTGTTCGAACGAGGCGCCATTGGTTGGCTGCCTGGTACAGGTGCGTTCACGATCGGCGGCGCGCAGGAAGGTCGTGATGTCACGCCGGGCCCCGACGCTGAAGCAGTGTCGGCGGTAGAGGCTCCGAGCAGCGAATCTTTTCTGGTGTAG